A DNA window from Phoenix dactylifera cultivar Barhee BC4 chromosome 13, palm_55x_up_171113_PBpolish2nd_filt_p, whole genome shotgun sequence contains the following coding sequences:
- the LOC103709665 gene encoding thioredoxin-like 1-2, chloroplastic → MTAVLSKCGVISPFGHRSVAPSWEKRSPSFVGFPLSSSWTIESLMPSSRNSCFHGRRLISGAWRGKAVKGKFSSSPVQMSLCFGKALKWWEKKLQPNMKEIESAQDLVDSFLNAGDKLVIVDFFSPGCGGCKALHAKICQFADLSPDVLFLQVNYEKHKSMCYSLNVHVLPFFRFYRGAHGRLCSFSCTNATIKKFKDALAKHTTERCSLGPTKGLEESELMALAANKDLSFNFIRKPVPVLGAILPVSSTPRVIQDSEDKALVAAGG, encoded by the exons ATGACGGCGGTTTTGAGTAAGTGCGGTGTAATCTCGCCGTTTGGGCACCGTTCAGTGGCCCCTTCTTGGGAGAAGAGGAGCCCTTCTTTTGTTGGgtttcctctctcttcctcctggaCGATCGAGTCTCTGATGCCTTCTTCTCGGAATAGCTGTTTCCATGGGAGGAGATTGATTTCTGGGGCTTGGAGGGGGAAGGCCGTGAAGGGGAAGTTTAGTTCTTCCCCCGTACAG ATGAGCCTCTGCTTCGGAAAGGCTTTGAAATGGTGGGAGAAGAAGCTCCAGCCCAACATGAAGGAGATCGAATCAGCCCAGGATCTCGTGGACTCTTTTTTGAACGCAGGAGACAAGCTTGTCATAGTAGATTTCTTCTCCCCTGGTTGTGGAGGCTGCAAAGCCCTCCATGCAAAg ATTTGCCAGTTTGCAGATCTGAGCCCAGATGTTCTCTTCCTCCAAGTAAACTATGAAAAGCACAAATCCATGTGTTATAGCTTAAATGTCCACGTTCTTCCCTTCTTTAGGTTTTACAGGGGAGCACACGGTCGTCTTTGTAGCTTCAGCTGCACCAATGCAACT ATTAAGAAATTTAAAGATGCATTGGCCAAACACACCACTGAGAGATGCAGCCTGGGCCCAACAAAGGGGCTGGAGGAATCAGAGCTCATGGCTTTGGCTGCAAACAAGGATCTCTCTTTCAATTTCATAAGAAAGCCAGTTCCTGTTCTCGGCGCAATACTTCCGGTGTCTTCAACTCCGAGAGTCATCCAAGATTCTGAGGACAAGGCTCTGGTCGCAGCTGGGGGATGA